Proteins from one Caulobacter sp. 73W genomic window:
- a CDS encoding universal stress protein, whose translation MSWARIMAPVAGGKGDDAVLAAAAAFAAPFGAEVAAIHTPADVADLMPWMGEGFMGGVQITAIESLKEATATGERAARAAFDACSAKTKRFISLESPVWAGLSMQGRLSDVVVFDDAAARGRGPLAEAFQQIVADEQRPTIVARPNFNATGVALVAWDGGKEASRAARTALPLLQKASRVVIFSAPSATSRKFDPAELQAFYAVRGVVAEVQTGGEGGDAASILLDAAKSLGASLMVAGAFGHPRLQEYIFGGTTRSLLGAEGGPSLFLSH comes from the coding sequence ATGAGCTGGGCAAGGATCATGGCGCCGGTGGCCGGCGGCAAGGGTGATGATGCGGTTCTGGCCGCCGCCGCGGCCTTCGCCGCGCCCTTCGGAGCGGAGGTCGCGGCGATCCACACCCCGGCCGACGTGGCCGACCTGATGCCCTGGATGGGCGAAGGCTTCATGGGCGGGGTCCAGATCACCGCCATCGAAAGCCTGAAGGAAGCCACCGCCACGGGCGAACGGGCCGCGCGCGCCGCCTTCGACGCCTGCTCGGCCAAGACCAAGCGCTTCATCTCGCTGGAAAGCCCCGTCTGGGCCGGCCTGTCCATGCAGGGCCGCCTGTCGGACGTGGTGGTGTTCGATGACGCCGCCGCCCGCGGCCGCGGCCCCCTGGCCGAGGCCTTCCAGCAGATCGTCGCCGACGAGCAGCGCCCGACCATCGTGGCGCGCCCGAACTTCAACGCTACCGGCGTGGCCCTGGTGGCCTGGGACGGCGGCAAGGAGGCCAGCCGCGCGGCCCGCACTGCCCTGCCGCTGCTGCAGAAGGCGTCGCGCGTGGTGATCTTCAGCGCGCCCAGCGCCACCTCGCGCAAGTTCGATCCGGCCGAACTGCAGGCCTTCTACGCCGTGCGCGGCGTGGTGGCCGAGGTCCAGACGGGCGGGGAGGGCGGCGACGCCGCCTCGATCCTGCTGGACGCCGCCAAGTCCCTGGGCGCGAGCCTGATGGTGGCGGGGGCGTTCGGCCACCCGCGTCTGCAGGAATACATCTTCGGCGGCACCACCCGCTCCCTGTTGGGAGCCGAAGGCGGCCCGTCGCTGTTCCTGTCTCACTAG